GCAGGGTAAACGAGGACGGCGAGGTAGACCTGTCGCTGCTGACGGACGGCCTGAAGGCGGAGCGTGAGCAGGGCATCACTATCGACGTGGCCTACAAGTATTTCAACACGCCGCGCCGCAAGTTTATCATCGCCGATGCGCCGGGCCATATCCAGTATACCCGCAACATGGTGACGGGTGCCTCTAACTCCAACCTGGCCATTATACTGGTAGACGCGCGCCATGGCGTGCAGGAGCAGACGCGCCGCCACTCCATCATCTCTTCTTTGCTGGGCATTCCGCACCTGGTTATCTGCATCAACAAAATGGACCTGGTTGGTTTTGATGAAAACGTATATAACCAGATTGTAGAGGACTACCGGAAGTTCTCCAAGAAGCTGACATCCAAAGACATCACGTTTATTCCGGTGAGCGCCCTGAAAGGCGACAACATCGTGGACCGATCCGCGGCCATGCCGTGGTACAACGGCCCGAGCCTGTTGGAGCATCTGGAGCAGGTGCCTGTGTCGCAGGACTTTAACCTGGACGATTCCCGTTTCCCGGTGCAGTACGTGATACGCCCGCACACACACGAGCACCACGACTACCGGGGCTATGCCGGCAAGGTAATCAGCGGCATCTACCGCAAAGGCGATAAGGTGATCGTGCTGCCATCGGGCCAGACATCTACTGTCAAGTCGGTGGAACTGGGCGGCAAGGTGTTAGAGGAAGCATTTGCGCCGCAGTCGGTGGTGCTGCAACTGGAGGATGACGTGGACATCAGCCGCGGCGACGTGATTGTGAAGCAGGAAGAGGAACTGGACGTGACGAAGGAGTTTGAGGCGCTGGTTTGCTGGATGGACGCAAAGGCGCTGAAGCCGGGCGCTAAGCTGCTGCTTCGCCACAACGCCACCGAAACGCGCGCCGTTATCCGGCAGATACAGTACAAGGTGGATGTAAACACCCTTGACCGCATCGAGGACGTGGACCAGGTGCAGTTAAATGACGTTTGCCGTGTGCAGGTGCGCACCGCCACACCCCTGCTGGTGGACCCGTACCTGAAGAACCGCTCCAACGGCGGCTTTATCCTGGTAGATGAAACTTCCTACACCACGGTGGGGGCTGGCATGGTAGCTACGGTGTCGCATGAGAGTGAGCTCAATTACATGATTTAAAGCATAGACACTGAGAGGTCTTAGACCAACCATATATAAAAGAGGCCGCTGCGGGTAATCCTGCAGCGGCCTCTTTTATATATGCCTGAATAGATTTATATATAGCTGGCTCCTCAGCCTGCCACCACTTCAAAGCTGTGCGTGATGGTGGCGGTTTTATATAGAATGGCGGCTACTGAGCAGTACTTGTCCATCGAGAGGCTGACTGCTTTTCCTACCCGCTCTTCTTCCAGCGGGCCTCTCAGCGTAAAATGCACATGAATCTCTTTGAACAGGGAGGGCACCGCCCCGGCCTCCCGCACTGCCGTTACTTTAATGCGGAACGAATCGATTTGCTGGCGCTGCTTCTTGAGTATCTGGATGATGTCGATGGCGCTGCAACCGCCGAGTCCCATCAGCAGCAGCTCCATCGGGCGGGCGCCTGCGTTGTGGCCGCCAATCTCAGGAGAGCCGTCTATATGCACCTCCACTCCGGAAGTACCCACTCCGGCGAAATGAAAATCCTGGTCTACGCGTGCTAAGTTAACTTCCATATATGGTTTCTTTCTTTTGATCGGCAGAGTATCAGCGCAAATGCGCCTTTACTGCCTCACTCTTGTTTAGCTGGTATTGAATAAATTTGATGGGGGTGCGAGCTTGCAGCTCGTACCCCCGTCTATATATAAGGTACGAACTGCAAGCTCGCACCAGCAAAAAGACGGCAATTGCGAAGAATGCCCACTGATGCTTTTTATTTGTTTCATTGCTGAAAACCAAACAACAACCGACAATCAGCAACTAACAACCACCTATCAAACCTTCGCCAGCGCCTGCTCGATGTCCCCAATGATGTCCTGGATGCTCTCCAGTCCGACAGACACCCGGATCAAACCATCTGAAATACCGGTGGCGGCTTTCTCTTCGGGGGATAGTTTGGAGTGCGTGGTAGAGGCCGGGTGCGTGGCAATGGTGCGGGTGTCGCCCAGGTTGGAGGTGATGGTGGCCATCTGCAGGTTGTCCATAAAACGCTTGGCTGCCTCATAGCCTCCCTTCACCACGAAGGTCAGAATGCCGCCGCCCTGCTTCATCTGTTTTTTAGCCAGCTCGTACTGCGCGAACGACGGCAGGAACGGGTAATTCACCACTTCCAGCGCCGGGTTCCCTTCCAGTGTCTCCGCCAGTTTCATTGCATTTTCGCAGTGCTTGTCGATACGCAGCGAGAGCGTCTCAAGGCTCTTGGACAGCACCCAGGCATTGAACGGCGACAGGGCCGGGCCGGTATGGCGCGAGAAAAAGCGGATTTCCTTGATCAGATCCTGCCGCCCCACTATCATGCCGCCCAGCACCCGGCCCTGCCCATCGATGTACTTGGTGGCCGAATGCACCACCAGGTCCGCGCCAAAGTCTATGGGCGTTTGCAAAATGGGCGTGGCAAAGCAGTTATCCACCACCAAAAGCAGGTTGTGCTTCCGCTTGAGCTCACCCAGCCATTCCAGGTCAATCAGCTCCAGCCCGGGGTTCGATGGCGTCTCCACCAGAATCATCTTGGTTTGCGGCGTAATCAGGCGCTCCCATTCCTCCGGCTTGTCGGCGTCGGCATAGGAGTGCGTAATGCCCCAGCGCGGCAGAATGGAGGTGAGCAGTTGGTGCGTAGAGCCGAACACGGCGCGACCGGCCAGCACGTGGTCTCCGGCGCTCAGCAGCGCGGCCATGCTGGTAAACACCGCCGACATGCCCGTGGCAAAGGCAAAGCCGTCTTCCGCCTTCTCCAGGTAGCACATTTTCTGCACCAGCTCGTCCACGTTCGGGTTGGAGAAGCGGGAGTAGATGTTGCCCGCCTCTTCGTCGGCGAACACGGCGCGGGCCTGCTCGGCACTGTCAAAAATAAAACTGGAAGTGAGGTAAAGAGGCACGGAGTGCTCCCGGTTATGGCTGCGTTTGGCCTGCAGCCGGATGGCCTTTGTTTCGTTATCAGACATTTTATATATGCTTGTTAAGGCTGCACCGCGCTATCGGCAGACAGTGGCCAGGTAAAGTCTTAGGTTATATATGGCAAAGGTACGCATGGCCTGCCGTTTCTCCCTAGGGATTTGGCCATCTACTTGCATGCTACCCGAAGAAGGTCATGAAAATCATGCGCAGGCTGACGATGATGATGACAATGCCGACGATGATCATCATGGTTTTCACCGGAAGCTTCCGGGCAAGCATGGCGCCCAGCGGCGCTGAGATAGTGCCCCCCAGAATCAGGCCGATGATGATTTGCCAGTGTGAAATGCCTGCCAGCGAGATGAAGGCCGCCGAGCTGGCAAAGGACACGAAGAACTCCGCCAGGTTCACGGAGCCGATGGTGTACATCGGGTGCCGGCCCTTCGCTATTAGCGTCGAGGAAACAATCGGTCCCCAGCCGCCGCCGCCAATGGCATCCATAAAACCGCCGACAGCACCCAGCATGCCAAGCCGCGTCACAGGGCTCTTCTTTACACGCTTCTTCAGTACCTTCCGGATAATGAGAATGCCCAGAAACAGGGTATATCCCGCCACGATGGGCTTGATGAGGTAGATGTACTCCTCCAGCGTAAAGAGGAGGTAAGCCCCCGCTATGGCCCCCAACACGCCGGGTACCACAATGGTCTTGAAGAGCTTGCTGTTGACGTTGCCGAATTTAAGGTGCATCCAGCCGGAGGCGCCCGAGGTGAAAATCTCGGAGGCATGCACGCTGGCGCTGGCCGCTACCGGCGATATGCCGAAACTCAGCAGGAAAGTGGTGGCGCTCACGCCATAGGCCATGCCCAGGGCTCCGTCGATGAGTTGGGCCACAAAACCAGCCAGTATAAAGATGAGGATCTCTCTGTCGACCTGCGCGGCCACGTCCAGGGCCAAGTGGCCGATGGTGCTGAAAGGGATATAGCTGAAGAGCAGGTGCCCCGTCACCATCAGGGATATGGCCGCCAGCACCAGCATCAGCACAACGGTAGTGCTGTACCTCGATTTTTTACGGGCGACAGGGGCTTTGGGCTCCACCAGCACCTCCGTCACCTCGTTCAGGCGCTTCACCTTGTAAGCAAAGTCGCCGGTGAGCTGGGCGCGAAGTCTGGTGAGTTTGTCCAGCACCTGCTCTATCTCATCAGGCAGCGCCTCGTTCAGCACCTGCTTCAGGCGCTTGGCAACTGTCGGGGATTTCCCGTTGGTGGAGATGGCGAGCTTCAGGCTGCCCTTCTGCACGATAGACCCCAGGTAGAAATCGCACTGCTGCGGCGTGTCAGCTACGTTGGTGAGAATCTTGCGCGATTTCGCCAGGTCCCGGATAGTCACGTTCAGCACATGATCGTCCGTCGCCACCAGCACAATGTCACGATCCGCCAGGTCCTCTTCCCGGAATTCCCGCTTCTCGAGCCTCACCAGCGGGTGGCGGCTGGCCAGTTCTTCAATTTCGGGCAATATGGCCGGGGCAACCAGCAGCACCTGCGCCTGCGGGCTGTTAGCCAGGATGGCCGAGAGTTTCTCGAGCCCTACGTTGCCCCCTCCCACTACCAGCGTCTGCAGTTGCTCCAGTTTCAGGAAAACGGGGAACAGCGGGTTGATAACCGGCTGCACCGTAGCCGGGGGAGAGTCTTGTATTGTATTCTGCGAACTGCTCATGTATCTCGTATGTCGTCCTTTGTGAGGTAGGTGCTACGCGTTTATCGGTTCCTGCACCTGTTTCTGGCTGCTGGCCCTGCCGCACCTGCCCTACCCACGATGGCCTTTAGGACCGCTTCGGCGGCAGCATCATTTCTTACCGCCTGCTATATATCTTACCTTCCTGATGCCATCTTCAGTCAATTTTGAGCAACTGAATACTGAATAATTGAATTCAGATATCAGTATTCAGTTATTCAAAATTCCTGCCTACGCCCCACGCTCTACCGGCTTTGGCGAAGGCATTTGCCGCTGCTGCTGGCGGTAGCTGGAGGCCTGCTGCAGAAACAGCAGCGCCTGGCCTATATACTCGCGGGCGAATGCCTCCGACGGCTCATGCTGGTTTAGCTGGAGCACCGTCTCTTTAAAGCTGGGCTCAAAGGCAAACGTGCCTTCCGCCACATAATTTGCGTCAAAATCATCGATGATGCCGATCTGGGTATTTCCCTTCAGGCCCTTATCGAGCAGCAGCGCCTTAGCCGTGCTCACAAACGAACCGTAGCCGTAGTAGATGGCATCGGCAAAACGCTTGCCCTCCAGGGCCTCGGCGGCCCACTCCAGTTTCTCATCAGACTCATACAGCAGGGTGACCACGAGGTCAATCATCACACCCGCGCACTCTCCCACGCCGATGGCCGTCGAGTACTCCTCCTGGTGGCCCCAGTCGATAAAGTCGTCCGGCGTCAGGTTGGTCAGGTCGGCCAGCGGCTTCAGCAGCTGGTAGAAATAGTTTTTGCCCTGCCGGTCGTAGTAGTCGTTGAAGCGCTCGTTGTCCTCTTTGTTCGCGTAGTAGTCGTTGATCACGTAGCGCAGCGCGTCCGTTGCCTTTTTGCTGGGCACCTTGATGATTTTGTCTGATGCCCGGCCCACGCCGTTCCCGACGGTGCCGCCGCCCAGCAGCACCTGCAGCGCTGGCAACACGTTTTTGCCGCTCTTCAGCGACGAGCCATGGAAGCCGATGTTGCTGATGCCGTGCTGTCCGCAGGAGTTCATGCAGCCGCTTATCTTAATTTTGATGTCGGTGTTGAAGATCAGCTCCGGGTACTCCCCGATGATGATGTCTTCCAGCACTTTGGCAAAATTGGTGCTGTTGGAAATACCCAGGTTACAGGTGTCGGTGCCGGGGCAGGTGGTAACGTCGGCCACGCTGTCGAAGCCCGGCTCCGCCAGGTTCAGGGCCTCCAGTTGCGCAAAGAAGTAGGGCAGCGCCTCCTGCTTCACATACTTCAGCAGCAGCCCCTGGTTCTGGGTTACGCGTATCTCGTCGCCGGCAAAGTCGCGCACCAACGGAGCCAGTATTCTGGCTGTGTCGGAGCTGATGTCGCCGGTCGGCACTTTTATATAGATGCCAAAGTAGCCCTCCTGCTTCTGGGCGAAGACGTTGGTTTTGAGCCAGGCGTCATACTTTTCCGTGTTCTCAATGATATAATCCGGGATGGCTTTCGGGGCCGGGAGCGCAGGCGTGAAGTCCACGGTTTCATCCACCTCAAAGCTGTGTACTTTCAGCGCCCTGGTCTCTTCCTTTATCAGGCGCATCACCTCGTCCAGCCCTATCTTGCTGATCACATACTTGAACCTGGCCTTGTTGCGGTTGCTTCGCTCGCCATAGCGGTCAAATACCCGGATCACACTCTCAATCACCGGAATCACCTGGTTGGCGGGCAGGAACTCGTACATCGGCTGCGCCAGCATGGGCTGTGCCCCCAGGCCGCCCCCGATCACCACTTTAAAGCCGCGCACCAGTTTTCCGTTCACCTCCTGCACTTTAGGTATAAAGCCCAGGTCGTGGATATAGCTCATGGCGGTGTCGCGGTCGCTGGAAGAGAAGGTAATCTTGAATTTGCGGCCCATCTCCTGGCAAATCGGGTTACGCAGGAAGTAGCGGAAGGTGGCATCGGCGTAAGGCGACACATCAAAAGGCTCATTCGGGTCGATGCCCGCCTCCGGCGACGCCGTCACGTTGCGCACGGTGTTGCCGCAGGCCTCCCGGATGGTAATGTCCTCCTCATCCAGTCGGGTCCAGAGCTCGGGAGTCCTGTCCAGGCTCACAAAGTGAAGCTGTATGTCCTGGCGCGTGGTCAGGTGCAGGTTGCCGGTAGAGTACTCATCCGAGATGCCGGCTATATGCAGAAGCTGTTTTGTGGTGACCCGGCCAAAAGGCAGCTTGATGCGGATCATCTGCACCCCCAACTGGCGCTGGCCATATATACCGCGCGCCAGGCGCAGGCTCTTGAACTTGTCTTCCTGCATCTTGCCGGTGCGGTACATGCGGATTTTCTTCTCCAGCTCAATGATATCCTTCTCAACTATCGGGTTCTCTATTTCGGATCTAAAGGTTTGCATACAAAAGTATTTTAGTGGATGAGCCGGTCAAGGCTTCTGCTCGGGTTGCTATTTAAATTATGAGGGTCCAGAAGTGCCTGCCGCAAAGCACACAGAGGCAGCCATATAGGCAGGGGCATTCAACAACAGCCACAAGTGCCGCGCCGCGCACCGTCGGGCAAAAGGCCGGAGGCTTTGTTATATATGATAAAGGAGACAATGGTAGATGTCATAAACTTGTGGCTGCGCCGCTTCCTGTGTTGTTAAAAAATGGGCGGGTGATGCGTTCCCCTGCTTCCTGCGGCATGCCTGTGCCGGCACGGGCGGGCGTCACTTTAGTTAGAAGGATGAACGGCAGCAACAACAGCACATCACAGGCAGCGATGCGGCAAGATTGTCAGGATGAGGAAAGCGGGTGAATGGGAAAGTGCCTGATGTTTTGTTCATGGTTCTCTAATTTATATTTCCCCTTTGTCGGGCAGGATGTGGCACCTTTCCGTTAGGATGGTTGCCAGAGGTTCTAAGAGCCTGTTCTCTCGCCTCTTCGTCTATAAATTTATTGCGGGTAGCAATAGTATTCTTCACAAAAGTAAAAAATAAATCTCACTTGTATATCAAATTGATAAAAATCCGGAGATTATTTTCGTTCCTCCCGTTTCAGCCCCTATGGCTGCACAGCCATAGGGGCGTTACAGGCGGTGATTGGCCGGACAGCGGCCTACGTCTCAGCGGCCTGAATTTCAGGTTTATCAACAAAATCGGCGGCTTTTTGTTCCATCGCTCCCCGCCCGCCAGGCTATATATGGCGCCGTCACCGCCCAAACAACTTTCTCTGTCAGTTGTACCTTGCCAGCCACACAAGATTATATATGGAAAAGCAGTGTCTTGATAAATTCCGGCGGCGGCCACGCCCCTACCTCATATGAACAGCACACTCGCGTCAACAACGTTCAACGTGATGCCGGCACACCTTCGTAAACATCTCTACGCTGCAAATGCACAAAGGCCCTCCCCGTATACGGGGAGGGCCTTTGCTGATATATAAACAGTCTCTGCTTGCCCTGCAGCGCGCAGCTGTTTCAGTGTAAGGTTTAAGCCATTGCTTCGGAGCCTTTCTCAAGCTGCCTGTAGACTCTCTTCGTTTTCACGTGAACGGAGAACCAGGAGTAATTGCTCTTCAGCAGCTCGAAGTTCGTTCCTTCCACCACGCCGTTCATTCCTTTTTTGGAAAGAGCGTCTGCCAGCACATCATCCTGAATCACGAAAGAATCAATCACCAGTCCCCCATTCACAAAAGAGCAGGCAAGCCCTTGCTGGTCAGCTTTGTAGAGTAAAGTTTTGCTTTTGTTGAGTCCCTTCTCGATTCTTTCTAATTCCTTCATAGCAGTCTTTAAAAATTTTAGTGGTTATATAAAGGAGACAAGGCAGAAAGCAGTATAGTTCAACTGGTTAACGTATAATTGCAATAGTATTTCAAATCTGTGTATAGAGTATTATTTTAAGGGTGAATGTAATTATAATGTATATACAGTTAAATCTTCTATACCCTTACCCCTAATTTCATGATCCATATTCTCATATAAAATAAGCTGTTCTGCCCATATACAGGGCAACTGCCACGCCCCCTCAGCAGCCTGCTCCGCAGAAAAGGTTTGGTTATGAGCATAATCCGCAGCAGTGGCTTTTAGTTTTACTGCTTTTAGTCTAATCACACTTCAGCGCCAGTCTGAATGCCTCGTATGCCCTGGCAAGTGCAGCGGGCGGGTAGTGGGCGTTCAGGCCACTTGGGTTTGGTAGCACCCACAGTTCCGTCTCTCCGATTCTTTCCGGCTGCAGCCCCAGCACTGCCCCGCGCAACCCAAAGGCGGTGCGGTACGCCGTAATCCCCAGCACCGCCAGGGCTTGTGGCTGATAAAGTAACACCTTCTGCCGGAGCAGTTCCCCTCCCTCCCGCAGTTCTGCCGGGCTCAGTTCTGCCGCCGCCGCCGTGGCCCGCGCCGCGAAGTTGGTGACGCCATACCCGTAGGTGAGCAGTTCGCCCTGCTCGTGTGGCTGGAAAAGGCGCGGCGTGAAGCCGGCCCGGTACAGGGTGGGCCAGAAGCGGTTGCCGGGGCGGGCGAAATGATAGCCGGTGGCCGCGCTGTAGAGGCCGGGATTAATGCCGCAGAAGAGCACTTGCAGGTGTGGGGCCAGCACGTCCGGCAACGACTTTCCGGCGGCGGCTAATATTTCCTCTCCTGTAGGTTTATATATATGCATCATTCTTTTTATCTTTACCTGTGGGTGCTTGTTGCAACAGCATAGGGGTATTGTAGGAGGCCGCGTCGCCTGCCTGCCCCGCCGCATGGCACCCTTTTATTCAATGTTTAAACTTTCTACCTAGTCCGCAGCAGCGGGATCAGGCTGGTTACCGGTTTGCCGGGCCCTGGCGCAGCGCAGTACGGATGCCGTTGGGGCGGCTGCCAGCAGCCTATATACCGAAAACACCTGTACCTTAGTTTGTTGTTTACCTTAAACCAGATCATACCGTGTACCAGGCAGACATCTCCGCAACCAAAGCATTTCTGAAAGGCATCTTCGAGCGCAGCACCACGCCGCAAGGCCGTGCATGGCTCACGCAGAAAACCGAACTGGTAAGCTCCGGGTCCGCAAAGGAGAAAGACTTTTACCTCGCCTTCAGCGCCGCGCCGCGCTTCGTGGGCAAAGAGCACCTGCAGTTGACAGAAGCTGATCTAGCGCAGGCCGAT
This window of the Pontibacter russatus genome carries:
- a CDS encoding sulfate adenylyltransferase subunit 1 translates to MDILRFITAGSVDDGKSTLIGRLLYDTKQIYIDQLEAIESSGRVNEDGEVDLSLLTDGLKAEREQGITIDVAYKYFNTPRRKFIIADAPGHIQYTRNMVTGASNSNLAIILVDARHGVQEQTRRHSIISSLLGIPHLVICINKMDLVGFDENVYNQIVEDYRKFSKKLTSKDITFIPVSALKGDNIVDRSAAMPWYNGPSLLEHLEQVPVSQDFNLDDSRFPVQYVIRPHTHEHHDYRGYAGKVISGIYRKGDKVIVLPSGQTSTVKSVELGGKVLEEAFAPQSVVLQLEDDVDISRGDVIVKQEEELDVTKEFEALVCWMDAKALKPGAKLLLRHNATETRAVIRQIQYKVDVNTLDRIEDVDQVQLNDVCRVQVRTATPLLVDPYLKNRSNGGFILVDETSYTTVGAGMVATVSHESELNYMI
- a CDS encoding OsmC family protein: MEVNLARVDQDFHFAGVGTSGVEVHIDGSPEIGGHNAGARPMELLLMGLGGCSAIDIIQILKKQRQQIDSFRIKVTAVREAGAVPSLFKEIHVHFTLRGPLEEERVGKAVSLSMDKYCSVAAILYKTATITHSFEVVAG
- a CDS encoding trans-sulfuration enzyme family protein, which encodes MSDNETKAIRLQAKRSHNREHSVPLYLTSSFIFDSAEQARAVFADEEAGNIYSRFSNPNVDELVQKMCYLEKAEDGFAFATGMSAVFTSMAALLSAGDHVLAGRAVFGSTHQLLTSILPRWGITHSYADADKPEEWERLITPQTKMILVETPSNPGLELIDLEWLGELKRKHNLLLVVDNCFATPILQTPIDFGADLVVHSATKYIDGQGRVLGGMIVGRQDLIKEIRFFSRHTGPALSPFNAWVLSKSLETLSLRIDKHCENAMKLAETLEGNPALEVVNYPFLPSFAQYELAKKQMKQGGGILTFVVKGGYEAAKRFMDNLQMATITSNLGDTRTIATHPASTTHSKLSPEEKAATGISDGLIRVSVGLESIQDIIGDIEQALAKV
- a CDS encoding TSUP family transporter, with protein sequence MSSSQNTIQDSPPATVQPVINPLFPVFLKLEQLQTLVVGGGNVGLEKLSAILANSPQAQVLLVAPAILPEIEELASRHPLVRLEKREFREEDLADRDIVLVATDDHVLNVTIRDLAKSRKILTNVADTPQQCDFYLGSIVQKGSLKLAISTNGKSPTVAKRLKQVLNEALPDEIEQVLDKLTRLRAQLTGDFAYKVKRLNEVTEVLVEPKAPVARKKSRYSTTVVLMLVLAAISLMVTGHLLFSYIPFSTIGHLALDVAAQVDREILIFILAGFVAQLIDGALGMAYGVSATTFLLSFGISPVAASASVHASEIFTSGASGWMHLKFGNVNSKLFKTIVVPGVLGAIAGAYLLFTLEEYIYLIKPIVAGYTLFLGILIIRKVLKKRVKKSPVTRLGMLGAVGGFMDAIGGGGWGPIVSSTLIAKGRHPMYTIGSVNLAEFFVSFASSAAFISLAGISHWQIIIGLILGGTISAPLGAMLARKLPVKTMMIIVGIVIIIVSLRMIFMTFFG
- a CDS encoding nitrite/sulfite reductase, which codes for MQTFRSEIENPIVEKDIIELEKKIRMYRTGKMQEDKFKSLRLARGIYGQRQLGVQMIRIKLPFGRVTTKQLLHIAGISDEYSTGNLHLTTRQDIQLHFVSLDRTPELWTRLDEEDITIREACGNTVRNVTASPEAGIDPNEPFDVSPYADATFRYFLRNPICQEMGRKFKITFSSSDRDTAMSYIHDLGFIPKVQEVNGKLVRGFKVVIGGGLGAQPMLAQPMYEFLPANQVIPVIESVIRVFDRYGERSNRNKARFKYVISKIGLDEVMRLIKEETRALKVHSFEVDETVDFTPALPAPKAIPDYIIENTEKYDAWLKTNVFAQKQEGYFGIYIKVPTGDISSDTARILAPLVRDFAGDEIRVTQNQGLLLKYVKQEALPYFFAQLEALNLAEPGFDSVADVTTCPGTDTCNLGISNSTNFAKVLEDIIIGEYPELIFNTDIKIKISGCMNSCGQHGISNIGFHGSSLKSGKNVLPALQVLLGGGTVGNGVGRASDKIIKVPSKKATDALRYVINDYYANKEDNERFNDYYDRQGKNYFYQLLKPLADLTNLTPDDFIDWGHQEEYSTAIGVGECAGVMIDLVVTLLYESDEKLEWAAEALEGKRFADAIYYGYGSFVSTAKALLLDKGLKGNTQIGIIDDFDANYVAEGTFAFEPSFKETVLQLNQHEPSEAFAREYIGQALLFLQQASSYRQQQRQMPSPKPVERGA
- the mug gene encoding G/U mismatch-specific DNA glycosylase, with protein sequence MMHIYKPTGEEILAAAGKSLPDVLAPHLQVLFCGINPGLYSAATGYHFARPGNRFWPTLYRAGFTPRLFQPHEQGELLTYGYGVTNFAARATAAAAELSPAELREGGELLRQKVLLYQPQALAVLGITAYRTAFGLRGAVLGLQPERIGETELWVLPNPSGLNAHYPPAALARAYEAFRLALKCD